A part of Octopus sinensis linkage group LG7, ASM634580v1, whole genome shotgun sequence genomic DNA contains:
- the LOC115213877 gene encoding zinc finger protein 239-like, which produces MEDKLCGSEVEGEKPSKNTRVSHKRLTNMGKKLKLPDKSSKTFTHNSNINEQKFINTSSLRYRCDICGKKFMVKGFLSVHKRIHTGEKPYHCDICGEAFSERGQLISHKSVHTGEKRLHCDICGKAFSISYQLNLHKRVHTDEKPYHCEFCGKSFSQKDGMLIHERMHTGERPYCCDICGKTFSCKGTMHKHKRIHSGEKPYHCDICGRAFLHKCSMLDHKRIHTGEKPYHCDICGKDFAHSCSLTNHIRVHTGEKPFHCDICDKTFTQSGSLTSHKRVHMNE; this is translated from the coding sequence ATGGAAGATAAACTGTGTGGGAGTGAGGTTGAGGGTGAAAAACCCTCCAAGAATACTCGTGTATCTCATAAAAGACTGACAAATATGGGAAAGAAATTAAAACTACCCGATAAGTCTTCTAAAACATTTACACATAATAGTAATATCAATGAGCAGAAATTTATTAACACAAGTTCACTGCGTTAtcgatgtgatatttgtggtaaaaagtTTATGGTTAAAGGCTTTTTGtctgtacacaaacgtattcatacaggtgagaaaccataccactgtgatatctgtggtgaagcATTCTCTGAGAGAGGACAGTTAATTAGCCATAAAAgtgttcacacaggtgagaaacgactccactgtgatatctgtggtaaagcatttTCAATAAGTTATCAGCTAAATCTTCACAAACGTGTTCACACAgatgagaaaccataccactgtgagttctgtggtaaatccttctcacAGAAAGATGGTATGCTTATACATGAACGTATGCATACTGGTGAAAGACCATactgttgtgatatctgtggtaaaacattctcctGCAAAGGCACTATGCATAAGCATAAGCGTATTCATAGTGGTGAGAAACcctaccattgtgatatctgtggtagagcATTTTTACACAAATGTAGTATGCTtgatcataaacgtattcatactggtgaaaaaccttaccactgtgatatctgtggtaaagatTTTGCTCATAGTTGTAGCTTAACTAATCACATACGtgttcatactggtgaaaaacccttccattgtgatatttgtgataagaCTTTTACTCAGAGTGGTAGTTTAACTTCCCACAAGCGTGTTCACATGAATGAGTAA